ATGTTCAGTACATGTGAGCGGAATGTCACTCTATCAATCAAAGCTGCAACCATGATTTCGTTTTCAAAAAGCTCTGTCCATCTAGAGAACTCAAGATTAGTAGTCACAATAATACTTGCTCTTTCAGAACGTTCTGATATTACCTGAAAAAGCATCTCGGATTGATAACGGTTAAAGGTCAGGTAACTAAGCTCATCTATTATCAATAAGTCAATTTTAGCTAGGCTTTTTTCCAGTTTGGACAGCCGGTGGAACTGTACTGCCTCTGCAAGTTCGTTTGCAAGGTTTGTAGCTGTATAGAATTTAACGTTAAATCCAGCGTAACAGGCTTTGATGCCTAACCCTACTGTCAAATGCGACTTTCCGGCACCTGGGTTGCCTATCATCACTATGTTTTGGCGGTTTTTAATGAAGTCACAAGAGGCAAGCTCCCATATGAAGGATTCTGATACATGTTCTAACCTGGCATAATCAAAATCGTCAAGGGTCTTCATAACAGGAAACCTAGCTTTCTTAATCCGTCGTCTTTGCCCGGCTTCTTGTCGCTGTAAAACTTCCTGCTGCATTAGCCGGCATAGGAATTTATCGAATCCGTCACCATGCTCCAGCTGCCTGACAACATTTTCATAATCCGCAAAAGTTGGAGTTTTGAGTTGTTTTGCATAAAGTTTTATGCTTTCTTTAACAGGGTTTATCTGGGTGAGATTTGCGCGGGTCATACTGCAGCACCCCCACTCATTAGATTGTCATACTTATCAAGCTGGGGTTTTGACACCTCAATATCTATCCGTGAATGAACTTTTGTTGGCGTGTTGACCGGTATCAAGTGTGCCTTTATTTGCTCTATGGATATTTTAGTGCCTTGTATGCAGTTTATAGCTGACAGTAGCTTGTCCTCTCCATAATCAACGAATAATCGTAAAAGCTTTACCATTTCCCGTGGCCCGGATAGCCGCTTGCCTATCTCAAATAATTCAGTTGATATATTGCTTTTTACCGGTTTTGCGTTAAATACGCTGCGGGGTCGTTTCTCTATAAGATCTATGTAATGCTCAAGCCTGTATTTGGTTTGCCCTCTTTGGTAACAGCGCTGGTAACTAGCTATTTCAGTATTACGATACAACATCATAACCTCATTACCATAGCCCTTAACGCTAACTTCTTTTCCGGTATATTTCACCGGCACAGAATAGTGGTTGTAGTCAAATCTCACCGTGGAAAAATCATCAACTCTTGCGGTCATGCTCTTACTTGGGTCAAACCTGTATCGGGGCAACCGGGTCATCCTTACTCTTGCGGTCGATGCCATT
This genomic interval from Bacillota bacterium contains the following:
- a CDS encoding AAA family ATPase; amino-acid sequence: MTRANLTQINPVKESIKLYAKQLKTPTFADYENVVRQLEHGDGFDKFLCRLMQQEVLQRQEAGQRRRIKKARFPVMKTLDDFDYARLEHVSESFIWELASCDFIKNRQNIVMIGNPGAGKSHLTVGLGIKACYAGFNVKFYTATNLANELAEAVQFHRLSKLEKSLAKIDLLIIDELSYLTFNRYQSEMLFQVISERSERASIIVTTNLEFSRWTELFENEIMVAALIDRVTFRSHVLNMNVKESYRLEQTLSKENDFKEEPLED